TTTTTATGTAGTTCCAGAGAAACAAAATCTGGAACTTTTTTTTGTTAAAGATTAGCGCATATTAATATTCTTTTTTTAAAATTTAGAAAACTTCTATAGCCATATGCAGTATTTTTTAATACTTTTATTTTCCTTATTACTCCTTCAATCCTTCCATTTGAATATGAAAAAGAAAGAGAATTTTCAATATATTCAAAATATTTCTTAAATGTTTTAAGAGCTGTTTTAATAAATCCTTCAAACTTAGGATAGTTGCGTT
This DNA window, taken from Fusobacterium russii ATCC 25533, encodes the following:
- a CDS encoding transposase; this translates as RNYPKFEGFIKTALKTFKKYFEYIENSLSFSYSNGRIEGVIRKIKVLKNTAYGYRSFLNFKKRILICANL